One window of the Asticcacaulis sp. SL142 genome contains the following:
- a CDS encoding MipA/OmpV family protein, with protein MLKTAAALMTSLAVMTTAQMAHAQAQPFKAVEAPKTWTLDVGAGPVYGFSPSGKDPNQVRITAWGSFNYKNRLYANGLDGLGYNAILRDKVRVGFQLRPRYAGQSNVEGLVLPDRGWDTATYAYVRVLDNVSIGGRIGQDISGQSEGSAWQVSASRQDITKIGLLQSLAYVRGGDKKTNQAFFGIDPEESAATGIAPYNLGGGVQNVGVAFLMMTPIKQYGIGTFVNAEKALGDVADSPLIQARENKDMAYRWGIVVVRRFHSDN; from the coding sequence ATGTTGAAAACTGCCGCCGCCCTGATGACCTCTCTGGCCGTGATGACCACAGCTCAAATGGCCCACGCTCAGGCCCAGCCGTTTAAGGCCGTCGAAGCGCCCAAAACCTGGACGCTCGATGTCGGCGCGGGCCCGGTCTATGGCTTCAGCCCCAGTGGCAAAGACCCCAACCAGGTGCGCATCACCGCCTGGGGGTCATTCAACTATAAAAACCGCCTCTATGCCAACGGCCTTGATGGGCTGGGCTATAATGCCATTTTGCGCGACAAGGTCCGCGTCGGGTTTCAGTTGCGCCCACGCTATGCCGGACAATCAAATGTTGAGGGCCTCGTCCTGCCGGATCGTGGCTGGGACACGGCCACCTATGCCTATGTGCGGGTGCTCGATAATGTCTCGATCGGCGGCCGGATCGGTCAGGACATCAGCGGCCAATCCGAAGGGTCGGCCTGGCAGGTGTCGGCCTCCCGGCAGGACATCACCAAGATCGGTCTGCTGCAAAGCCTGGCCTATGTGCGCGGTGGTGATAAAAAAACCAATCAGGCCTTTTTCGGCATCGACCCGGAAGAATCCGCCGCCACCGGCATTGCCCCCTATAATCTGGGTGGCGGGGTGCAGAACGTGGGCGTAGCGTTTCTGATGATGACCCCCATCAAGCAATACGGCATAGGCACCTTTGTGAACGCGGAAAAAGCGCTCGGTGATGTCGCCGACAGCCCGCTCATTCAAGCGCGAGAAAACAAAGACATGGCCTATCGCTGGGGCATTGTCGTGGTGCGTCGTTTCCATTCTGACAACTAG
- a CDS encoding sodium:solute symporter has translation MAGFQLSWVDGVIIAAYLIGLVTLALMARTGALNPDKARDHFLVGRSAPWYMIGFALFASNMTAVGMIGLPGSAYAHGINVHNYEWMGTLVLPLFCAFVLPTYLSSNVFTVPEFLERRYSQFARTYLSGLTIFLCVLADTAGALFAGGVLLQILLPGVALWQISCVLALCAGIFLIIGGLRAVMVTEAIQAVILLIGGVIVAVLTVNAAGGWEAIKNGVPPEHLSLIRPDSDPVMPWTGLVTGGLIIGFYFWCTNQFMVQRMLAARSLDHGRWGGLFAGLLKLSSLFLLCIPGVAALLIFPNLARPDQVFPSLILTLLPTGILGILIAAFLATIISTLAANYNAASTLVTMDFVRRFRPDMSDTALIRAGRITVVILMLLSMLWVPMIGAMRDSLWQYLQAILSYFVPPVAAVFFAGLFWRRANDAGAKAGLILGTLLSVVFFIGVEIIHTIDLHFLKSAFVIFAVSLIATAIASLMTAPPEAEPVNPLTFSGDLWQRETLALKFVPFWQNYRILSVALIAVTALMVWIFR, from the coding sequence ATGGCAGGGTTTCAGTTATCTTGGGTCGACGGTGTTATCATCGCGGCCTATCTTATCGGGCTGGTCACGTTGGCGCTGATGGCCCGCACCGGCGCGCTAAATCCCGACAAGGCCCGCGATCATTTTCTGGTAGGCCGCTCGGCCCCCTGGTACATGATCGGTTTTGCGCTGTTTGCCTCCAACATGACCGCCGTCGGCATGATTGGCCTGCCCGGATCAGCCTATGCGCACGGGATTAATGTCCATAATTATGAGTGGATGGGCACGCTGGTCCTGCCGCTGTTTTGCGCGTTTGTGCTGCCGACCTATCTGTCCTCGAATGTGTTCACCGTGCCGGAGTTCCTTGAGCGGCGCTATTCGCAATTTGCGCGCACTTACCTGTCGGGTCTAACCATTTTCCTGTGCGTACTGGCCGATACGGCGGGGGCTTTGTTCGCGGGCGGGGTGCTTTTGCAAATCCTGTTGCCCGGTGTTGCCCTGTGGCAGATATCGTGCGTGCTGGCCCTGTGTGCGGGCATATTCCTGATCATCGGCGGCCTGCGCGCCGTCATGGTGACCGAAGCCATTCAGGCGGTGATTCTGCTGATCGGCGGCGTGATTGTGGCGGTATTGACGGTGAACGCTGCGGGCGGATGGGAGGCGATTAAAAACGGCGTGCCGCCTGAGCACCTCAGCCTGATCCGGCCCGACAGCGATCCGGTCATGCCGTGGACGGGGCTGGTGACCGGCGGGCTGATCATCGGCTTTTATTTCTGGTGTACCAATCAGTTCATGGTGCAGCGGATGCTGGCGGCCCGGTCGCTCGATCACGGGCGCTGGGGCGGCCTGTTTGCGGGGTTGCTGAAACTCAGTTCTTTGTTTTTGTTGTGTATCCCCGGTGTCGCGGCCTTGCTGATTTTCCCGAACCTTGCGCGCCCCGATCAGGTCTTCCCCAGCCTGATCCTGACATTGCTGCCGACCGGCATTTTGGGCATACTGATCGCCGCCTTTCTGGCCACCATCATCTCGACGCTGGCGGCCAATTATAATGCGGCCTCGACTTTGGTCACCATGGATTTTGTGAGAAGGTTCCGGCCGGATATGAGCGATACCGCCCTGATCCGTGCGGGCCGGATCACGGTCGTTATCCTCATGCTGCTGTCGATGTTGTGGGTGCCGATGATCGGGGCCATGCGCGACAGTCTGTGGCAATATTTGCAGGCGATTTTAAGCTATTTCGTGCCGCCGGTCGCCGCGGTATTTTTTGCAGGCCTGTTCTGGCGACGGGCCAATGACGCGGGCGCGAAAGCGGGACTGATCCTCGGCACACTATTGAGCGTGGTGTTTTTCATCGGCGTGGAAATCATTCACACCATTGATCTGCACTTCCTGAAATCAGCCTTCGTGATCTTTGCGGTAAGCTTGATTGCGACCGCCATCGCCAGTCTGATGACCGCCCCACCCGAGGCTGAGCCCGTCAACCCGCTGACCTTCTCCGGCGATCTGTGGCAACGGGAAACCCTGGCGCTTAAGTTCGTGCCGTTTTGGCAGAACTACCGCATCCTATCGGTCGCTTTGATTGCCGTCACGGCCCTGATGGTATGGATATTCAGGTAA
- a CDS encoding GNAT family N-acetyltransferase, whose product MLARFKTKPAEISLRDVGHSDLNVFFAQQQDAEANHMAAFTPRNPSDRIAFDKFWTHIRTDPTILRRTILWEGQIAGSIVSFDCMGVRCVGYWLGREFWGHGIATEALVQFLEIEPKRPLFARIAFDNLASQRVLEKCGFSLIGHDRYYAEARKTAIRENVLRLT is encoded by the coding sequence ATGCTCGCGCGTTTTAAAACAAAACCCGCCGAGATCAGCTTACGCGACGTCGGTCACAGCGATCTCAATGTCTTTTTTGCGCAGCAGCAGGATGCCGAGGCCAATCATATGGCCGCCTTCACGCCGCGCAATCCGTCCGACCGTATTGCGTTTGATAAGTTCTGGACTCACATCCGCACTGACCCGACCATCCTTCGCCGCACCATTCTTTGGGAAGGCCAGATCGCGGGCAGCATCGTCAGCTTCGACTGCATGGGCGTGCGCTGCGTCGGTTATTGGCTGGGGCGGGAGTTTTGGGGCCACGGGATTGCGACCGAGGCTTTAGTGCAGTTCCTAGAGATCGAGCCGAAACGCCCGCTGTTTGCGCGCATCGCCTTTGACAATCTGGCCTCTCAGCGCGTGCTCGAAAAATGCGGGTTTAGCCTGATCGGTCATGACCGCTATTACGCCGAAGCGCGCAAGACAGCGATCCGCGAAAACGTCCTGCGGCTTACCTGA
- a CDS encoding aminotransferase, with protein MNPIFRDLKTSIFETMSLRARELGAVNLGQGFPESDGFEDVRRAAADALIHQSNQYPPMCGLVDLRHAVAAFYGRAQNLNLDTANVLITSGATEAICAALLSLITPGDEVVVFEPMYDAYIPLIERAGGVPKIVPLKPPHWRFDDDDLKAVFSNRTKLVMITTPNNPTTHALTRDELESLGRFCAQYNAVVISDEVWENVVFDQPHLSVLHIDSLKDRAMKIGSAGKLFALTGWKVGFVCGPQALIDQVARAHQFITFSTPPNLQHGVAYGLGLPSARFDEAREELRIARDHMAIRLRDAGFEILPSDGSYFLNIDLTPLNLRMDGLAFAHHALETGGVATIPLQAFCPTGRELPILRLCFAKSLTTLDRGIDGLIQAATTAKT; from the coding sequence ATGAACCCCATCTTTCGTGATCTGAAAACCTCGATTTTTGAAACCATGTCTTTGCGCGCGCGGGAACTTGGGGCCGTCAATCTGGGGCAGGGCTTTCCGGAAAGCGACGGATTTGAAGATGTCCGCCGGGCCGCGGCAGACGCGCTGATCCACCAGTCAAACCAGTATCCGCCAATGTGCGGCTTAGTGGATTTGCGCCACGCGGTCGCGGCGTTTTATGGCCGCGCTCAGAACCTGAATCTTGATACAGCCAACGTGCTGATTACCTCCGGGGCGACGGAAGCAATCTGCGCCGCCCTGTTGTCGCTCATCACGCCCGGCGATGAGGTGGTGGTGTTTGAGCCGATGTACGATGCCTATATCCCGCTGATTGAGCGCGCGGGCGGCGTGCCTAAGATTGTGCCGCTTAAGCCGCCGCATTGGCGCTTTGACGACGACGATCTGAAAGCTGTCTTTTCGAACCGCACTAAGCTGGTCATGATCACCACGCCCAACAACCCAACGACCCACGCCTTGACGCGGGATGAACTGGAAAGCCTTGGACGGTTTTGTGCGCAATATAATGCCGTCGTCATCAGTGACGAGGTGTGGGAAAACGTAGTGTTTGACCAACCTCACCTCAGCGTCCTGCATATCGACAGCCTCAAAGACCGGGCCATGAAAATCGGATCGGCGGGCAAGCTGTTTGCCCTTACCGGCTGGAAAGTCGGCTTTGTGTGCGGGCCGCAAGCTCTGATCGATCAGGTCGCCCGCGCCCATCAGTTCATCACCTTTTCAACCCCGCCCAACCTGCAACATGGCGTGGCTTACGGTCTTGGCCTGCCATCAGCGCGTTTCGATGAGGCGCGGGAGGAACTGCGCATTGCCCGCGATCATATGGCGATCCGTCTCCGTGATGCCGGGTTTGAGATTTTACCTTCTGACGGGAGTTATTTCCTGAACATCGACCTGACGCCGCTGAACCTTAGGATGGACGGGCTGGCCTTTGCCCACCACGCCTTAGAGACCGGCGGCGTGGCGACTATCCCGCTTCAGGCCTTTTGCCCGACGGGCCGCGAACTACCGATCCTGCGACTATGCTTTGCTAAGTCGCTGACTACGCTGGACCGCGGCATTGACGGCCTGATACAGGCCGCCACCACAGCCAAAACCTAA
- a CDS encoding EAL domain-containing protein, with protein MFRVISCLTDQHDWVLVALAAIVCIVSSFAAVNLMHRATATDGKARLKWLMTAGLATGFGIWATHFIAMLAYDPGVSTGYDLNLTILSLVMAIIVTGAGIALAVTADFKGAQASGGALVGAGIGCMHYMGMTAMQMPGYISWQLDLVLASIVLGMAFGAVALMVAARAKTWKSITAATGLLVLAIVSHHFTAMGGVVITPDPARVIGGLILKPDSMSLAIAVAAVSVLAVCLSAVVMGRRLDAAVAESERTFKILVEGVTDFAIYMLDEHGHINNWNAGAQKIKGFSASEVVGKHFSCFYPQDRRESGAPEHALATALASGRYEEEGLRLRKGGETFWAHVTITPVRDDNNTLLGFAKITRDVTARKTDHEHLLNLSGNLDMALTHMSQGLCLFDKNERLVLSNQRFTEMFNLPPEAVFEGVSFRQLIEQGLTARDGVIPDKTTVREAYAKHKALLYTAGGGTLVVDASQNTVIAMIYRPMPHGGWVATYTDITAQRRDEARIAHMARHDGLTGMPNREHFTDYLDQELAWARRHNAKLAVIAIDLDRFKEINDTRGHAAGDEVLKIMSARMQGVLQGDEFVARFGGDEFSAAKRFEHEAELTDFIERLSGAISQTIDLDGFELTPEGSLGVAIFPQDADKRDPLMNNADLALYRAKASHGEGFCFYEARMDEAARDRRAIAKDLWEAIKNDEFQVYYQIQKSVSTGETTGYEALLRWIHPMRGFVSPVDFIPVAEECGAILDIGEWVLETACREAASWDNDARIAVNLSPVQLGNVNLVQVVHEILIKTGLSPKRLELEITESTIIGDKVRALHILRQIKALGVTIAIDDFGTGYSSLDTLNSFPFDKIKIDRSFLMEAEQSPQSLAIIKAILALGKSLNVPVLAEGVETETQLNLLRSEGCDEAQGYLLGRPAPMSGEDIRKTSSEEIRRAKSA; from the coding sequence ATGTTCCGCGTTATTTCCTGCCTGACCGACCAGCATGATTGGGTTTTGGTGGCCTTGGCCGCCATCGTCTGCATTGTGTCGTCATTTGCCGCTGTGAACCTCATGCACCGCGCCACGGCCACCGATGGCAAAGCGCGCCTGAAATGGCTAATGACCGCGGGTCTTGCGACTGGATTTGGTATCTGGGCCACCCACTTTATCGCCATGCTGGCCTATGATCCGGGGGTGTCCACGGGCTATGATCTCAATCTGACGATCCTGTCTCTGGTGATGGCGATCATCGTGACGGGCGCAGGGATCGCCTTGGCGGTGACCGCGGATTTCAAGGGCGCGCAGGCCAGCGGCGGGGCATTAGTCGGGGCGGGTATCGGTTGCATGCACTATATGGGCATGACGGCGATGCAAATGCCGGGCTATATTTCCTGGCAACTGGATCTGGTTCTGGCCTCGATCGTTCTGGGCATGGCGTTTGGGGCCGTGGCCTTGATGGTAGCGGCGCGCGCCAAGACATGGAAAAGTATTACGGCGGCGACGGGGCTTTTGGTGCTGGCGATTGTCTCCCACCACTTTACCGCCATGGGTGGGGTAGTCATTACCCCCGATCCGGCGCGGGTTATTGGCGGTCTGATACTCAAACCGGACAGCATGTCGCTGGCGATTGCGGTGGCGGCTGTGTCGGTTCTGGCTGTGTGTTTGTCGGCCGTGGTCATGGGGCGCAGGCTTGATGCCGCTGTGGCCGAGTCTGAGCGTACTTTTAAAATTCTGGTCGAAGGCGTAACCGATTTTGCCATCTACATGCTGGATGAGCATGGCCACATAAATAACTGGAACGCTGGGGCCCAGAAAATCAAAGGGTTTAGCGCCTCAGAGGTCGTGGGAAAGCATTTCTCGTGTTTTTATCCCCAAGATCGCCGCGAAAGCGGGGCACCGGAACACGCTCTGGCGACGGCGCTGGCGAGCGGACGTTACGAAGAAGAAGGCCTTCGGTTGCGCAAAGGCGGCGAGACGTTCTGGGCCCATGTTACCATCACGCCCGTGCGCGATGATAACAACACCCTGCTCGGTTTTGCCAAGATTACGCGCGATGTCACGGCGCGCAAAACTGACCATGAGCATCTGCTGAATTTGTCGGGTAATCTCGACATGGCCCTTACCCACATGTCGCAGGGGTTGTGCCTGTTCGATAAGAATGAGCGACTGGTCCTTAGTAATCAGCGCTTTACCGAAATGTTCAACCTGCCCCCGGAAGCGGTGTTTGAAGGCGTCAGTTTTCGTCAGTTGATCGAGCAAGGGCTAACCGCCCGCGACGGCGTCATACCGGATAAGACAACGGTGCGTGAAGCCTACGCCAAGCACAAGGCCCTGCTTTATACGGCGGGTGGTGGAACTCTGGTGGTCGATGCGTCGCAAAATACCGTCATTGCGATGATCTATCGCCCTATGCCGCACGGCGGTTGGGTGGCGACCTATACCGATATTACGGCTCAGCGTCGCGATGAGGCCCGGATTGCGCATATGGCCCGTCATGATGGCCTGACCGGTATGCCTAATCGTGAACATTTTACCGACTACCTTGATCAGGAACTGGCATGGGCGCGCAGGCATAATGCCAAACTGGCGGTAATTGCCATTGACCTTGATCGCTTTAAGGAGATCAACGACACCCGCGGACATGCCGCCGGCGATGAGGTGCTTAAAATCATGTCAGCCCGTATGCAGGGCGTTTTGCAGGGCGATGAATTTGTCGCCCGTTTTGGCGGTGATGAATTCTCTGCGGCGAAACGATTTGAACATGAGGCGGAACTGACCGACTTTATCGAACGCCTGTCAGGGGCTATAAGCCAAACCATCGATCTTGATGGTTTTGAACTGACGCCGGAAGGCAGCCTTGGGGTCGCCATCTTCCCACAGGATGCCGATAAACGCGACCCGTTGATGAATAATGCTGATCTGGCGCTGTACCGCGCCAAGGCCAGCCACGGCGAGGGGTTCTGTTTTTACGAAGCCCGCATGGATGAAGCGGCCCGCGACAGACGCGCCATCGCCAAGGACCTGTGGGAAGCCATCAAGAACGACGAATTCCAAGTGTACTACCAGATCCAAAAATCGGTCTCAACCGGTGAAACGACGGGCTATGAGGCCCTGCTGCGCTGGATACACCCCATGCGCGGGTTCGTCTCTCCGGTCGATTTCATACCTGTCGCTGAAGAATGTGGTGCGATCCTTGATATCGGTGAGTGGGTCCTGGAGACCGCCTGCCGTGAAGCCGCAAGCTGGGATAATGACGCCAGGATCGCGGTCAATCTGTCGCCGGTTCAGTTAGGCAATGTCAATCTGGTGCAGGTGGTGCATGAGATTCTTATCAAGACTGGACTGTCGCCCAAACGGCTTGAGCTTGAAATCACCGAGTCGACCATTATTGGCGATAAGGTGCGGGCGCTGCATATTCTGCGTCAGATCAAGGCGCTGGGGGTGACGATTGCCATTGATGATTTCGGCACCGGCTATTCGTCGCTCGATACGCTCAATTCCTTCCCGTTTGACAAGATTAAGATCGACCGGTCGTTCCTGATGGAAGCCGAACAAAGCCCGCAGTCGCTGGCGATCATCAAGGCGATTCTGGCACTCGGCAAAAGCCTGAACGTGCCAGTGCTGGCCGAAGGGGTTGAGACCGAGACCCAGCTTAACCTGCTGCGCTCAGAGGGTTGCGATGAGGCGCAGGGCTATCTGCTGGGTCGTCCGGCACCTATGTCCGGTGAGGATATCAGAAAAACGTCTAGCGAAGAGATTCGAAGAGCGAAATCGGCTTAG
- the modA gene encoding molybdate ABC transporter substrate-binding protein, producing MFLRQLLCLMMFLPMAVPSHAGEVKVAVAANFTEPAKDVAAAFKARTGHEASLSFGPSGQFYTQIMNGAPYEVFMSADAERPIRAEAEGLGVKGTRFVYAYGALVLWSADPKLIDAKGAILKSGQFTKLAIADPGTAPYGVAALETLKKLGVYEAAAPKIVKGTSIAQTYNFVSTRSAELGFVASSQVHRTKAGSRWVVPKSYYSPIDQQVILLKNGNKNTAARAWLTFLKSPEAMRIIRAYGYEVR from the coding sequence ATGTTTTTGCGCCAGTTACTTTGCCTGATGATGTTCCTGCCTATGGCGGTCCCCAGTCATGCCGGTGAGGTCAAGGTGGCGGTCGCCGCCAACTTCACGGAGCCCGCTAAGGACGTAGCCGCCGCATTCAAGGCGCGCACCGGCCATGAGGCGAGTTTGAGCTTTGGGCCGTCAGGTCAGTTCTATACCCAGATCATGAACGGCGCGCCCTATGAGGTCTTTATGTCCGCAGATGCCGAACGGCCCATCAGAGCCGAAGCCGAAGGTCTGGGGGTAAAGGGTACGCGCTTTGTCTATGCTTACGGGGCGCTGGTACTATGGAGCGCCGATCCGAAACTGATCGATGCCAAAGGGGCGATCCTCAAAAGCGGCCAATTTACTAAACTGGCCATCGCAGACCCTGGCACAGCGCCTTATGGGGTGGCCGCCCTTGAGACGCTCAAAAAACTAGGCGTTTATGAAGCGGCAGCCCCCAAAATCGTCAAGGGTACGTCGATCGCGCAGACCTACAACTTCGTCTCGACCAGATCGGCGGAGCTTGGGTTTGTGGCTTCGTCCCAAGTCCATCGCACAAAGGCAGGGTCGCGCTGGGTTGTGCCGAAATCCTATTATTCCCCTATCGATCAGCAGGTCATCCTGCTCAAAAACGGTAATAAAAACACCGCCGCACGGGCCTGGCTGACCTTTCTAAAATCGCCGGAAGCGATGAGGATCATTCGCGCATACGGCTATGAGGTGCGTTGA
- the modB gene encoding molybdate ABC transporter permease subunit, translating into MDSEGLGDAIYITLSLASVTTVLLLLIATPLAWWLARGHSVFKDVVTAITTLPIVLPPTVLGFYLLVAMGPNSPLMVLFEPFGIRTLNFTFAGLVIGSVFYSLPFAVQPIRNAFTAIDPKQLDVASSLSASRLRTFFEVVVPQSRRGFVTAALLVFAHTIGEFGVVLMIGGSIPGKTEVISIRIYQLVEQLRWDEAHQLAAGLAVFAFAIIMTLLWMDRHKAKN; encoded by the coding sequence GTGGACAGCGAAGGGCTTGGGGACGCGATCTATATTACACTGTCGCTGGCGTCGGTAACGACAGTGCTGCTGCTGCTGATCGCCACCCCTCTGGCCTGGTGGCTGGCGCGCGGCCATAGCGTTTTTAAGGATGTGGTGACCGCCATCACCACCCTGCCTATCGTCCTGCCGCCGACCGTGCTTGGGTTTTATCTTCTTGTGGCGATGGGGCCGAACAGTCCGCTGATGGTTTTATTTGAACCGTTCGGTATCCGTACCCTGAATTTTACGTTTGCGGGGCTGGTTATCGGATCGGTGTTCTACTCCCTGCCATTTGCCGTTCAGCCGATCCGCAATGCTTTTACTGCCATCGACCCCAAGCAACTCGATGTCGCCTCATCTTTAAGTGCGTCGCGTCTGCGCACCTTTTTTGAGGTGGTCGTGCCCCAGTCGCGCAGAGGCTTTGTGACCGCGGCGCTGCTGGTGTTTGCCCATACCATCGGTGAGTTCGGGGTGGTGCTGATGATCGGCGGCTCTATTCCGGGCAAGACCGAAGTCATCTCGATCCGCATCTACCAACTGGTCGAACAACTGCGCTGGGACGAGGCCCACCAACTGGCGGCGGGCCTTGCGGTGTTTGCCTTTGCGATCATCATGACCCTGCTGTGGATGGACCGGCATAAAGCCAAAAACTAA
- a CDS encoding Rrf2 family transcriptional regulator — MKHDNRLSSVLHVLIHMIELDRPVTSAELAVMLNTNPVVVRRTMAGLREAGFVASEKGHGGGWVLSESPAAITLFDIHQALGITDLFTLGHRSDNPRCLVEQAVNAALDDAMTAAEALLMARLKTITLADLTADFQKRMEPFGQTTLADMWNRHLKTKGDSE; from the coding sequence ATGAAACATGATAACCGCCTGTCCTCCGTTTTGCATGTGCTGATCCACATGATCGAGTTAGACCGCCCCGTCACCTCGGCGGAACTGGCCGTCATGCTGAACACCAATCCGGTCGTGGTCCGCCGGACAATGGCAGGCCTTCGTGAAGCCGGTTTTGTCGCGTCCGAAAAAGGTCACGGCGGCGGTTGGGTGCTGAGTGAGTCCCCGGCTGCCATCACGCTGTTTGACATCCATCAGGCGCTGGGGATCACCGACCTGTTCACCCTTGGCCACCGTTCTGACAATCCGCGCTGTCTGGTCGAGCAGGCGGTCAATGCCGCCCTTGATGACGCCATGACCGCCGCCGAGGCTCTGCTGATGGCACGATTGAAAACCATCACTCTGGCCGATCTGACGGCTGATTTTCAAAAACGCATGGAGCCCTTCGGTCAAACGACACTGGCCGACATGTGGAACCGACACCTTAAAACCAAAGGAGATTCAGAATGA
- a CDS encoding NAD(P)/FAD-dependent oxidoreductase, with translation MNYDAIVIGGSFAGLSAATYIARARRRVLVIDAGSPRNRFAAAAHGFLGQDGVAPADILATARAQLSAYPTVEFHSGRAVSAQKTAAGFSVETDSGRTVEAAKLVIASGRSDILPEIPGLKDRWGQSVLHCPYCHGYEIGGGQIGVLASHPMSVHQAELVSDWGPATFFTNGLDILTDEARRLLAARNITIETAPVAALEGNGTALSAVRLNDGRIHDISALFIGAETRFNSPIAEQLGCAIEDSPMGRFITTDDRRQTTILGVYAAGDVARPQHAVSLAVADGMVAGVSLHQSLVSPTLA, from the coding sequence ATGAATTACGATGCCATTGTTATCGGCGGCAGTTTCGCCGGCCTGTCCGCCGCGACCTATATTGCCCGCGCCCGCCGCAGGGTTCTGGTGATTGATGCCGGATCACCACGCAATCGATTTGCCGCAGCCGCCCACGGTTTTCTGGGGCAGGACGGGGTAGCGCCTGCCGATATTCTGGCGACGGCCCGCGCCCAGTTAAGCGCCTATCCGACCGTGGAATTTCACAGCGGTCGCGCAGTGTCGGCCCAAAAAACGGCCGCCGGATTTAGCGTTGAAACCGATTCGGGCCGAACGGTAGAGGCCGCAAAACTGGTGATCGCGTCGGGCCGGTCTGATATTCTGCCTGAAATTCCAGGCCTTAAAGACCGCTGGGGACAAAGCGTGCTGCATTGCCCCTATTGCCACGGCTATGAGATCGGCGGAGGCCAGATCGGCGTGCTGGCATCGCACCCCATGTCGGTGCATCAGGCCGAACTGGTCTCCGACTGGGGGCCGGCCACCTTCTTCACCAATGGGCTTGATATACTAACCGATGAGGCCCGCAGGCTTTTGGCGGCCCGCAACATTACCATAGAGACAGCACCTGTCGCCGCCCTTGAAGGTAATGGCACAGCCCTGTCGGCTGTACGTTTAAATGATGGCCGCATACACGATATTAGCGCCCTTTTTATCGGCGCGGAAACTCGCTTCAACAGCCCTATTGCCGAGCAATTAGGCTGCGCCATTGAGGACAGCCCTATGGGGCGGTTTATCACTACCGATGACCGTCGCCAGACCACTATCCTTGGTGTTTATGCGGCTGGTGATGTCGCCCGGCCTCAGCACGCCGTCAGTCTGGCGGTCGCAGACGGCATGGTGGCGGGGGTATCCCTGCATCAGTCGCTGGTCTCTCCGACCTTGGCATAA